In Nostoc sp. UHCC 0926, a single genomic region encodes these proteins:
- the secA gene encoding preprotein translocase subunit SecA, with the protein MLKLLLGDPNARKLKKYQPSVTEINLLEEEIKVLSDEELKGKTAEFKQRLAKGEILDDILPEAYAVVREAGRRVLGLRHFDVQLVGGIILHIGQIAEMKTGEGKTLVATLPSYLNGLTGKGVHVVTVNDYLARRDAEWMGQVHRFLGLSVGLIQSSMTPSERQKNYDCDITYVTNSEVGFDYLRDNMATSMADVVQRPFNYCVIDEVDSILIDEARTPLIISGQVERPTEKYLQAAEIAFTLKKDEHYDVDEKARNVLLTDEGFAEAENLLGVTDLFDPEDPWAHFVFNAIKAKELFLKDVNYIVRNGEVVIVDEFTGRVLPGRRWSDGLHQAIEAKEHEEIQPETQTLATITYQNMFLLYPKLGGMTGTAKTEEPEFEKIYKLEVAVIPTNQTRRREDLSDMVFKTEPGKWGAIARECAEMHELGRPVLVGTTSVEKSELLSRLLKQLEIPHELLNARPENVEREAEIVAQAGRKGAVTIATNMAGRGTDIILGGNSEYMARLKLREYFMPRIVMPEDEDTFGVQRPAGLPTGHGSGQGFVPGKKVKTWRASPEIFPTQLTKETEKVLKEAVEIAVREYGDRSLPELEAEDKVAIAAEKAPIDDPVIQKLREAYNRVKQEYEQFTTREHNEVVEIGGLHVIGTERHESRRIDNQLRGRAGRQGDPGTTRFFLSLEDNLLRIFGGDRVAGLMNAFQVEEDMPIESGMLTRSLEGAQKKVETYYYDIRKQVFEYDEVMNNQRRAIYAERRRVLEGQDLKEQVIKYAEKTMDDIVDYYINVDLPSEEWELEKLVEKVKEFVYLLTDLQPSQLEDMSVSEIKAFLHEQVRIAYDLKEAQIDQVQPGLMRQAERFFILQRIDTLWREHLQQMDALRESVGLRGYGQKDPLIEYKSEGYELFLDMMVNIRRDVVYSLFMFQPQPQQMMQAESEMV; encoded by the coding sequence ATGTTAAAACTTTTGTTGGGCGACCCCAACGCTCGTAAGCTTAAAAAATACCAACCTTCTGTTACTGAAATTAACCTTTTAGAGGAAGAAATTAAGGTTCTTTCCGATGAGGAGTTAAAAGGTAAAACCGCTGAATTTAAACAACGGCTTGCCAAAGGCGAAATTCTGGATGACATTTTGCCAGAAGCTTACGCCGTTGTCCGGGAAGCAGGACGGCGAGTCTTAGGCTTGCGGCACTTTGATGTCCAACTCGTTGGCGGGATCATTTTGCATATAGGGCAAATTGCCGAAATGAAAACCGGTGAGGGAAAAACGCTCGTGGCAACCTTACCGAGTTATTTAAATGGCCTAACTGGTAAAGGTGTACACGTCGTCACCGTGAACGATTACCTGGCTCGTCGGGATGCGGAATGGATGGGACAGGTGCATCGGTTCTTGGGGCTGAGTGTGGGGCTAATCCAGTCAAGCATGACTCCCAGTGAACGCCAGAAAAATTACGATTGCGATATTACCTATGTCACCAACAGCGAAGTAGGGTTTGACTACCTGCGGGATAACATGGCGACATCAATGGCAGATGTGGTGCAACGCCCGTTCAATTATTGCGTGATTGACGAAGTAGACTCAATTTTAATTGATGAGGCGCGGACACCACTGATTATTTCTGGGCAGGTGGAAAGACCTACAGAAAAGTATCTCCAAGCTGCTGAAATCGCATTCACACTCAAGAAAGACGAGCATTACGATGTGGATGAAAAAGCTCGTAACGTGCTATTGACAGATGAAGGCTTTGCTGAAGCCGAAAATCTTTTGGGAGTCACAGATTTATTTGACCCAGAAGATCCTTGGGCGCACTTCGTTTTCAATGCGATTAAAGCCAAAGAACTTTTTCTCAAGGACGTAAATTACATCGTCCGCAATGGGGAAGTGGTAATTGTGGATGAATTTACTGGTCGGGTGCTACCCGGACGGCGTTGGAGTGATGGATTACACCAGGCTATTGAAGCCAAAGAACACGAAGAAATTCAGCCAGAAACTCAAACTCTAGCGACAATTACTTATCAAAATATGTTTTTGCTGTATCCAAAACTCGGTGGAATGACCGGAACGGCAAAAACGGAAGAACCAGAATTTGAAAAAATTTACAAACTGGAAGTCGCCGTAATTCCCACCAATCAAACCAGAAGACGCGAAGACTTGTCTGATATGGTCTTTAAGACAGAACCAGGCAAGTGGGGTGCGATCGCCAGAGAATGTGCCGAAATGCACGAACTCGGCAGACCTGTATTAGTAGGAACCACTAGTGTAGAAAAATCCGAACTTCTCAGTCGACTGCTGAAGCAACTGGAGATTCCCCACGAATTACTCAACGCCCGTCCAGAAAACGTCGAGCGTGAGGCGGAAATCGTCGCCCAAGCAGGACGAAAAGGCGCTGTTACTATTGCTACTAACATGGCTGGTAGAGGTACAGACATCATTCTGGGCGGTAACTCCGAATACATGGCACGTCTGAAGCTGCGGGAATACTTCATGCCCCGGATCGTCATGCCAGAAGATGAAGACACCTTTGGCGTTCAAAGGCCAGCTGGATTGCCTACAGGACACGGCAGTGGTCAAGGCTTTGTCCCTGGCAAAAAAGTCAAAACTTGGCGGGCTTCACCAGAAATTTTCCCCACCCAATTGACAAAAGAAACAGAAAAAGTGCTTAAAGAAGCAGTAGAAATTGCAGTGCGTGAGTATGGCGATCGCAGCTTACCGGAATTGGAAGCAGAAGACAAGGTAGCTATAGCAGCAGAAAAAGCTCCCATCGACGACCCCGTGATTCAGAAATTGCGGGAAGCATATAACCGCGTTAAGCAGGAATATGAACAATTTACTACCCGCGAACACAATGAAGTAGTGGAAATCGGCGGTTTGCACGTAATTGGTACAGAACGCCATGAATCGCGGCGGATTGACAACCAGTTGCGCGGACGTGCAGGAAGACAAGGTGACCCTGGAACCACGAGATTCTTCCTCAGTTTAGAGGATAACCTACTGCGGATTTTTGGTGGCGATCGCGTTGCTGGTTTAATGAATGCTTTCCAAGTGGAAGAAGATATGCCCATTGAATCTGGGATGCTTACCCGCAGTTTGGAAGGCGCACAGAAAAAAGTTGAAACCTACTACTATGACATTCGTAAGCAGGTATTTGAGTATGACGAGGTGATGAATAATCAACGTCGTGCTATTTATGCTGAACGCCGTCGGGTGTTAGAAGGTCAAGATTTGAAAGAACAGGTAATCAAGTACGCTGAAAAAACGATGGATGACATCGTTGACTACTATATCAACGTAGACTTACCCTCGGAAGAGTGGGAGTTAGAAAAGTTGGTTGAGAAAGTCAAAGAATTCGTTTATCTGTTAACGGATTTGCAGCCAAGTCAATTAGAGGATATGTCAGTCAGTGAGATTAAAGCCTTCCTCCATGAACAGGTGCGAATTGCTTACGATCTCAAAGAAGCACAGATTGACCAAGTTCAACCCGGACTGATGCGCCAAGCTGAACGCTTTTTTATCTTGCAACGCATTGATACCCTGTGGCGGGAACACCTGCAACAAATGGATGCCTTACGCGAATCGGTGGGATTACGTGGTTACGGTCAAAAAGACCCGCTGATTGAATATAAGAGCGAGGGTTACGAACTCTTCTTGGATATGATGGTTAACATTCGCCGAGATGTGGTTTATTCGTTGTTTATGTTCCAACCGCAGCCTCAGCAGATGATGCAGGCAGAATCAGAGATGGTGTAG
- a CDS encoding RnfABCDGE type electron transport complex subunit D — protein sequence MLLKDIRDYQILFLGLFLVVGIGTRDWTLRPELIGVAIATSLATQWILSLVTGKEQMTNLRSALITSLGLSLLLRADHWTTMAIAAAIAIASKFIFQVGDKHFFNPANFGIISALILTPDAWVSPGQWGEEWWYGLLFAGTGGMILQRVGRWDTTAAFLGSYSLLEAIRNLWLGWTWDVYWHRLMSGSLLLFALFMITDPRSIPNSRIGRVVWAVCIAGLTFILRNYFFVSTAVFWALFALAPLTILLDVLWVAPRFVWQERDEGAGRELLTPNSCTDAINHVSTPNSCTDAINRVSLTQH from the coding sequence ATGTTGCTCAAAGATATACGAGATTATCAAATTCTATTTCTGGGCTTGTTCCTAGTCGTGGGAATCGGTACACGAGATTGGACGCTGCGGCCAGAGTTGATTGGAGTAGCGATCGCCACAAGTCTTGCAACTCAATGGATATTGTCATTAGTTACTGGCAAAGAACAAATGACGAATCTTCGGAGTGCTTTAATTACATCTTTAGGACTGTCCCTGCTGTTGCGGGCTGATCACTGGACGACAATGGCAATAGCCGCAGCAATTGCGATCGCCAGCAAATTTATCTTCCAAGTTGGTGATAAGCATTTCTTTAATCCCGCCAATTTTGGGATCATTTCTGCCTTGATTCTGACCCCCGATGCTTGGGTTTCGCCGGGACAATGGGGTGAAGAGTGGTGGTATGGGCTATTATTTGCCGGAACTGGTGGCATGATTTTGCAGCGCGTTGGTCGTTGGGACACCACAGCAGCTTTTTTGGGTAGCTACTCCTTGCTGGAGGCGATTCGCAATCTCTGGCTGGGCTGGACTTGGGATGTTTACTGGCATCGATTGATGAGCGGGTCTTTGCTGCTGTTCGCCCTATTTATGATTACAGATCCGCGATCGATCCCCAATTCTCGAATTGGGCGTGTAGTTTGGGCAGTTTGCATCGCCGGATTAACTTTTATCCTGCGGAATTATTTCTTTGTTTCCACAGCAGTTTTCTGGGCACTGTTTGCCCTTGCACCATTGACCATTCTGCTAGATGTTCTCTGGGTAGCTCCACGGTTTGTTTGGCAAGAGAGAGATGAGGGAGCAGGGAGAGAACTTCTTACTCCTAACTCTTGTACAGACGCGATTAATCACGTCTCTACTCCTAACTCTTGTACAGACGCGATTAATCGCGTCTCTCTAACTCAGCACTAA
- a CDS encoding cytochrome C codes for MSIFVKRKTHDGEKRLPNSDGLRPARSDRQVLQQSAERQFKRQFFGLLLVIVTWSLAMGWLLALATNAHSATPPAEIGTVDVVPAQYQLGQELYLENCSTCHIALPPAVLPTQTWKNLLQDSQHYGAQLKPLVDPPRILVWKYLSTFSRVQLDDEETPYRLNNSRYFKALHPGVKLPRPIQLGSCVSCHPSASDYNFRRLTPEWK; via the coding sequence ATGTCAATTTTTGTTAAGCGCAAAACCCACGATGGCGAAAAGCGTCTACCTAACAGTGATGGGCTACGTCCCGCCCGAAGCGATCGCCAAGTGCTACAGCAAAGCGCCGAACGCCAATTTAAGCGCCAATTTTTCGGTTTACTTTTGGTAATTGTAACGTGGAGCCTAGCTATGGGCTGGCTTCTAGCCTTGGCAACTAATGCCCACAGTGCTACTCCCCCCGCCGAAATTGGCACAGTTGACGTAGTTCCTGCACAGTACCAACTAGGGCAAGAACTGTATTTGGAAAACTGCTCCACATGCCACATCGCCTTACCACCAGCCGTTTTACCCACCCAAACTTGGAAAAATCTCCTGCAAGACTCGCAGCACTACGGCGCACAACTAAAGCCTTTAGTCGATCCGCCACGCATCTTGGTGTGGAAATATCTTTCGACTTTCTCCCGTGTCCAGCTAGACGACGAAGAAACACCCTATCGCCTCAACAACTCGCGTTATTTCAAAGCTCTACATCCAGGAGTTAAGTTACCACGTCCCATCCAGCTTGGCAGTTGTGTTAGCTGTCATCCCAGTGCTAGTGATTACAATTTCCGCCGCCTGACACCAGAGTGGAAGTGA
- a CDS encoding polysaccharide deacetylase family protein: MQLAPLFPILYRILQPSFPNCLWAGNPHSKAIALTFDDGPHPQYTPEVLAVLARYNITASFFWLGVYVNRSPAIAKAVSDRGHWIGLHGYDHRSFAMLSPNDLKDSLEKTQAAIYNACNLQPEQVRDVRPPNGLFTPTTLKLFFQWNYRPVMWSVVPEDWVRPGVTTVVKRVMQQVKNGSIIVLHDGACGGEDVAATIQILIPQLLQQGYEFVTVDTLWQQAKANHTKVIVS, encoded by the coding sequence ATGCAGCTAGCTCCCCTGTTCCCAATTTTATACCGGATTCTCCAGCCAAGTTTTCCCAACTGCCTTTGGGCTGGAAATCCCCATTCTAAAGCGATCGCCCTGACTTTTGATGATGGGCCCCATCCTCAATACACACCCGAAGTCTTGGCAGTATTAGCTCGTTACAACATTACAGCTAGTTTTTTTTGGTTGGGTGTTTACGTCAACCGTTCACCAGCGATCGCCAAAGCCGTTAGCGATCGCGGACACTGGATCGGATTGCATGGCTACGATCATCGCTCTTTTGCCATGCTTTCACCAAATGACCTGAAAGACAGTTTAGAAAAAACCCAAGCTGCCATCTATAATGCCTGCAACCTACAACCTGAACAAGTGCGAGATGTCCGCCCCCCCAATGGTTTATTTACACCTACTACTTTAAAATTATTTTTTCAGTGGAATTACCGTCCAGTTATGTGGAGTGTTGTACCAGAAGACTGGGTGCGACCGGGCGTCACCACCGTGGTAAAGCGAGTTATGCAGCAGGTCAAAAATGGTTCAATAATCGTTTTGCATGATGGTGCTTGCGGTGGAGAAGATGTTGCTGCCACAATTCAAATCCTTATTCCGCAACTGCTACAACAAGGCTATGAGTTTGTAACTGTTGATACTCTATGGCAGCAAGCTAAGGCTAACCATACGAAAGTAATAGTATCCTGA
- the glpK gene encoding glycerol kinase GlpK, whose amino-acid sequence MHTLGNTTPSLGYILALDLGTTGNRAFVFNADGKIVGQAYKELTQYYPQPGWLEHDPQQIWHDTCWVMQTAIGNAQIVPSAIAALGLTVQRETCLIWDKITGKPLQRAIVWQDRRTAPLCHQLQEQGYAQDIYDRTGLIIDAYFSATKLRWLLDKFRDVDLNNVLAGTIDTWLLWNLTGGKVHATDHSNASRTMLMNLKTCEWDENLLDLFQIPAHILPQIQPSLGIFGVTDATLLGAEIPITAILGDQHAALFGHGCDRPGLMKCTYGTGSFLVAHTGSEIVRSHHKIISTVAWTQANPRETLDVGYALEGSMFTSGACIQWLRDRLKLIKTAAETEAMANQVKDNGGVYFVPAFSGLGAPYWDMSARGAFFGITASVQPEHLVRAVLEAIAYQVLEVVQAINASSSTPVGRLSVDGGACENNFLMQFQADVLGIPVERPIMRDTTVQGAAFAAGLAVGFWESYEALVQQRQIECVFEPGSNGPLSNFTTWQKAVKRTLAWVE is encoded by the coding sequence ATGCACACACTTGGCAACACAACTCCATCATTGGGCTACATATTAGCACTGGACTTAGGTACAACAGGCAACCGCGCCTTTGTGTTTAACGCAGACGGCAAGATTGTTGGGCAGGCATACAAAGAACTAACTCAGTATTATCCTCAGCCTGGATGGTTAGAACATGACCCTCAACAAATCTGGCATGATACCTGTTGGGTGATGCAAACCGCAATTGGGAATGCCCAGATTGTTCCATCAGCGATCGCAGCGCTAGGACTGACTGTACAGCGTGAAACCTGTTTGATTTGGGATAAAATTACTGGTAAACCACTCCAAAGAGCGATCGTCTGGCAAGATCGCCGCACTGCTCCCCTTTGTCACCAGTTACAAGAGCAAGGCTATGCTCAAGACATTTACGATCGCACCGGATTAATTATTGATGCCTATTTTTCTGCTACTAAACTCAGGTGGCTATTAGACAAGTTTAGAGATGTTGATTTGAACAATGTCTTAGCAGGCACTATTGATACCTGGCTGCTGTGGAACCTTACAGGTGGGAAAGTCCATGCTACTGACCACAGCAATGCCAGCCGGACAATGTTGATGAATCTCAAAACCTGTGAATGGGATGAGAATTTACTGGATCTGTTTCAAATTCCGGCTCATATTTTGCCCCAGATTCAGCCTAGTTTAGGAATATTTGGAGTTACTGATGCTACTTTGTTGGGCGCTGAAATTCCCATTACTGCCATCTTGGGAGATCAACACGCTGCTCTATTTGGTCATGGCTGCGATCGCCCCGGCTTAATGAAATGCACTTACGGGACTGGTAGCTTTTTGGTAGCTCACACTGGCTCTGAAATTGTGCGATCGCACCATAAAATCATTTCTACAGTGGCATGGACACAAGCAAATCCAAGGGAGACTTTAGATGTAGGCTATGCTCTTGAAGGCAGTATGTTTACTAGTGGAGCTTGTATTCAATGGTTACGCGATCGTCTGAAGCTGATTAAAACTGCTGCTGAAACTGAAGCGATGGCAAATCAGGTAAAAGATAATGGCGGAGTCTACTTTGTGCCTGCATTTAGTGGACTGGGCGCACCCTATTGGGATATGAGCGCTAGGGGAGCCTTTTTCGGTATTACCGCCAGTGTACAACCAGAGCATCTAGTCCGCGCTGTGTTGGAAGCGATCGCTTACCAAGTTCTGGAGGTAGTGCAGGCGATAAATGCATCTAGCAGTACTCCAGTTGGGCGATTAAGCGTAGATGGTGGTGCTTGCGAAAATAATTTCCTGATGCAGTTCCAGGCTGATGTATTAGGTATTCCAGTTGAACGTCCGATAATGCGCGATACAACCGTTCAGGGTGCAGCATTTGCAGCAGGTTTAGCTGTAGGATTTTGGGAGAGCTATGAAGCACTGGTGCAGCAACGGCAGATTGAGTGCGTGTTTGAGCCGGGAAGCAATGGCCCATTGTCCAATTTTACTACTTGGCAAAAGGCAGTGAAACGCACTCTGGCTTGGGTGGAGTAG
- a CDS encoding anthrone oxygenase family protein — MLQHLITQQHYFALKLFSALGCGLIAGVFFAFSTFVMNALARLKPTQGIAAMQSINITVINPLFMAAFLGTAAACIFLLISSLLRWHQPGAAYLLLGSLLYLIGTLGVTIVFNVPLKEALAKVESDSTDAANLWSSYLANWTIWNHIRAAAALAAATSLTIALCLGSRIVGGLDNTVS; from the coding sequence ATGCTGCAACATCTGATAACTCAACAACATTATTTCGCATTGAAGCTTTTCTCGGCACTGGGCTGCGGGCTGATAGCTGGAGTCTTCTTTGCCTTCTCGACCTTCGTGATGAACGCCCTTGCTCGGCTGAAGCCGACACAGGGTATTGCTGCCATGCAATCCATCAATATCACGGTGATCAATCCCTTGTTTATGGCAGCGTTTTTGGGAACGGCTGCGGCTTGTATCTTTCTTTTAATCTCCTCGCTATTAAGGTGGCATCAACCCGGTGCCGCCTACTTGCTCCTCGGCAGCTTGCTCTACCTTATTGGTACATTAGGCGTGACAATCGTGTTCAATGTGCCGCTTAAGGAAGCCCTGGCGAAAGTCGAGTCGGACAGCACTGACGCTGCGAACTTATGGTCTAGCTACCTTGCCAACTGGACAATCTGGAATCACATTCGGGCGGCAGCGGCGCTAGCAGCAGCGACATCGCTCACCATCGCTCTTTGTTTGGGTTCAAGAATCGTAGGGGGACTCGATAATACGGTTAGTTAA
- a CDS encoding sigma-70 family RNA polymerase sigma factor — protein MVQFDEQLRCLVSEACGHPPGSPQRQKLLTQIIRLTANRLWRESTPYYQDALQQTWLYFCRNVCEGLTGQIYDPTYGSVITWLNAYLKRRLQDFYTNQNREQATTVPPRVRQSTSGGIRETIDPVDNLPATPQAPPILEDLEIWAKTDSEGELRCTYIKGRPDVNCQVLILKRLPPEVSWRELSEEFGLSIPTLSSFYQRQCLPRLRKFAELEGLL, from the coding sequence ATGGTTCAATTCGATGAACAGCTACGCTGCTTAGTTAGCGAAGCCTGTGGACACCCACCTGGAAGCCCTCAGCGTCAGAAGCTGCTCACGCAAATTATTCGCTTGACAGCAAATAGACTCTGGAGGGAAAGTACTCCCTACTATCAAGATGCACTACAACAAACTTGGTTGTATTTCTGCCGCAATGTTTGTGAAGGTTTGACAGGTCAAATCTATGACCCCACCTATGGCAGTGTCATCACTTGGCTGAATGCTTACCTAAAACGGAGACTACAAGACTTTTACACTAACCAGAACCGAGAACAAGCCACAACAGTCCCTCCTCGGGTTCGTCAGTCTACATCAGGTGGAATCAGGGAAACCATTGATCCTGTTGATAACCTCCCAGCTACCCCCCAAGCACCTCCCATTCTGGAAGACTTGGAGATATGGGCTAAGACAGATTCCGAAGGAGAACTGCGCTGTACTTACATTAAAGGGCGTCCAGATGTGAATTGTCAGGTGTTAATTCTCAAACGCCTACCCCCGGAAGTCAGCTGGAGAGAATTATCTGAGGAATTTGGGCTGTCAATTCCGACATTAAGCAGTTTTTATCAGCGCCAGTGTCTACCACGTTTGCGTAAATTCGCTGAATTGGAGGGATTGTTATAA
- the argC gene encoding N-acetyl-gamma-glutamyl-phosphate reductase, protein MTKPKIFIDGESGTTGLQIYSRLNQRDDIELVSIEASKRKDATERGKLINAVDVVILCLPDDAAREAVSLVSSTTVKILDASSAHRTAKDWVYGFPELNPGQREKIASAQFVSNPGCYPTGFLACIRPLIAKGLLKNSFPITVNAVSGYSGGGKNLIKEYHNFHEQQAGAESLYPYGIYGLQFGHKHVKEMHHYSGLASPPLFVPAVGDFEQGMLVQVPLPLGTLDNPPSGKVIHQAIASYYQSEKFVQVAPFQDSTLLRDGIFLDAMAINGTNIVQVFVFANDASKEVLLVARLDNLGKGASGAAIQNLNIMLGFPEELGL, encoded by the coding sequence ATTACTAAACCTAAGATTTTTATTGATGGGGAATCGGGAACCACAGGCTTACAAATTTACTCACGCCTCAATCAACGGGATGATATCGAGTTAGTTAGCATTGAGGCATCTAAACGTAAGGATGCAACTGAGCGAGGCAAACTAATCAATGCTGTCGATGTTGTTATTCTCTGCCTACCGGATGATGCAGCCCGCGAAGCTGTTAGCTTGGTCAGTAGTACTACGGTTAAGATCCTTGATGCTAGTAGTGCCCATCGCACAGCTAAAGACTGGGTATATGGCTTCCCTGAACTAAATCCAGGACAGCGAGAGAAAATCGCCAGCGCCCAGTTTGTCAGCAATCCAGGCTGTTATCCCACAGGATTTTTAGCCTGTATCCGTCCGTTGATTGCTAAGGGACTTTTGAAGAATAGCTTTCCCATCACAGTTAATGCAGTGTCAGGTTACTCTGGTGGCGGAAAGAATCTGATCAAAGAATACCATAACTTCCATGAACAGCAAGCCGGGGCAGAGTCACTCTATCCTTATGGCATCTATGGTTTGCAGTTTGGGCATAAGCACGTTAAGGAAATGCATCATTACTCAGGGTTAGCATCGCCGCCGCTGTTCGTACCGGCAGTAGGGGATTTTGAGCAAGGAATGCTCGTGCAGGTGCCTTTGCCGCTGGGGACTTTGGATAATCCACCATCAGGTAAAGTTATTCATCAAGCAATTGCTAGCTACTACCAAAGTGAAAAATTTGTGCAGGTTGCTCCATTCCAAGATTCTACTCTGCTGCGAGACGGAATATTTCTAGATGCGATGGCAATCAACGGCACCAATATTGTTCAGGTTTTTGTATTCGCTAATGACGCTAGCAAAGAAGTGTTGCTAGTTGCTCGTCTCGACAACTTGGGCAAAGGCGCATCGGGAGCCGCAATCCAAAACTTAAATATCATGCTGGGTTTTCCAGAAGAGTTGGGATTGTAG
- a CDS encoding low molecular weight protein tyrosine phosphatase family protein: MKKLLFICSQNKLRSPTAEAVFSEYEGLETDSAGLDRYAEVPLSTEAIAWADIIFVIEKSHKNKRSKNFQPFLKDKKIICLNIPDEYEYMESALIELLKQKFLPLLKIKK; the protein is encoded by the coding sequence ATGAAAAAGCTCTTATTCATCTGTAGCCAGAATAAACTACGAAGCCCCACCGCCGAGGCTGTGTTTTCTGAATATGAAGGACTTGAAACAGACTCGGCAGGTTTAGATCGCTATGCCGAAGTACCATTATCAACTGAAGCGATCGCATGGGCTGATATTATCTTTGTGATCGAGAAATCACATAAAAACAAGCGATCAAAAAATTTTCAGCCATTTCTTAAAGATAAAAAAATTATCTGCTTAAATATACCAGATGAATATGAATACATGGAATCAGCTTTAATTGAGTTGTTAAAACAGAAATTTCTACCGCTATTAAAAATAAAAAAATGA
- a CDS encoding class I SAM-dependent methyltransferase, translating to MNIQEAFDSAAVDYDNLRHILIPCFDDFYKTAVEIIPGDCTAPLKVLDLGAGTGLYSGMVQSVFPNAEFILLDLAPEMLEKAKFRFSKMGKSPKILIGDYIETDLGGSYNLIISALSIHHLSDFDKELLYQRIYNVLNPGGIFINADQVLGKTPDLEQLYRKHWLDSVCAKNISEEDLKAAQKRMEYDRMATLDIQLHWLEAAGFQNVDCWYKNFSFAVFGGYRPTI from the coding sequence ATGAATATTCAAGAAGCTTTTGATTCTGCCGCAGTAGATTATGATAACTTACGTCACATCTTAATTCCCTGTTTTGATGACTTTTACAAAACAGCCGTTGAAATCATACCAGGCGATTGCACTGCACCGTTGAAGGTTCTAGATTTGGGTGCTGGTACTGGACTTTACTCAGGTATGGTTCAGTCAGTCTTCCCCAATGCAGAGTTCATCTTGCTGGACTTAGCCCCTGAGATGTTAGAAAAAGCTAAGTTTAGATTTAGCAAGATGGGTAAATCTCCCAAAATCCTAATTGGTGATTACATTGAGACTGATTTAGGTGGTTCATATAACCTGATAATTTCTGCCTTATCGATTCATCATCTGTCAGATTTTGACAAAGAACTTCTTTATCAACGGATTTATAATGTTCTTAATCCTGGAGGGATATTTATCAACGCCGATCAAGTTCTTGGCAAAACCCCTGATTTAGAACAACTTTACCGTAAACACTGGCTAGATTCTGTCTGCGCTAAGAATATCTCAGAGGAGGATCTCAAAGCTGCACAAAAACGCATGGAATACGATCGCATGGCAACTCTTGATATTCAACTTCACTGGCTAGAAGCGGCTGGGTTTCAAAATGTGGATTGCTGGTACAAAAATTTTAGCTTTGCTGTTTTTGGTGGTTATCGACCGACTATTTAA
- a CDS encoding aspartyl protease family protein, producing the protein MQRRKGAEAFLRLCVLRHLSKIFCFQEFAEMGKLVLPNLQGKQMGQVIVTLTVTNRIDQVLAQRGFISPAEVRCCILDDVLVDTGATLLCLPTSIISQLGLVQGGEAQVETAAGVKQGRIFRDVELSIAERQGTFDCLELTEVPYALLGVTPMEVLGLEPDLKNRKLRVLPMNSEQTYLSVL; encoded by the coding sequence ATGCAGAGACGCAAAGGCGCAGAGGCGTTTTTGCGTCTTTGTGTTTTAAGGCATCTCTCAAAAATATTTTGTTTTCAGGAGTTTGCTGAAATGGGTAAGCTGGTACTGCCAAATCTTCAGGGTAAGCAAATGGGACAAGTAATAGTTACCCTCACTGTCACCAATCGAATTGATCAAGTTTTGGCTCAACGAGGCTTCATTTCTCCGGCGGAAGTTCGCTGTTGTATTTTGGATGATGTTTTAGTTGATACGGGTGCAACTTTGCTATGCTTACCTACTAGCATTATTAGTCAACTAGGTTTAGTCCAAGGTGGAGAAGCCCAGGTAGAGACTGCGGCTGGAGTAAAGCAGGGGCGAATTTTCCGAGATGTTGAACTTAGTATTGCAGAGCGTCAAGGAACCTTTGATTGTCTGGAACTTACAGAAGTACCTTATGCCCTTTTGGGTGTGACGCCAATGGAAGTTTTAGGGTTAGAACCAGACCTTAAAAATCGGAAGTTGCGGGTTTTACCGATGAATTCTGAGCAAACTTATCTGAGTGTATTGTAA